A genomic segment from Aegilops tauschii subsp. strangulata cultivar AL8/78 chromosome 1, Aet v6.0, whole genome shotgun sequence encodes:
- the LOC141026758 gene encoding uncharacterized protein produces the protein MNRNRERGHTLLYADYFANTPLYKPDKFRRRFRMARHVFNRIREGVVAHDPYFECKTDALGKLGFSSYQKCTAAIRMLAYGILGDLVDEYVRISESTCLLSLYSFYKAMVAVFGPEYLRQPTAADTERLLATNAARGFPGMLGSIDCMHWEWKNCPFAWQGQYKGHVKACTVILEAVASQDLWIWHSFFGMAGSHNDINCCNILQSPQGLQKATPHLSTLRSTATSTTRDTT, from the coding sequence ATGAACCGCAACAGGGAGAGAGGCCACACCCTGCTCTATGCCGATTACTTTGCAAACACCCCGCTCTACAAGCCGGATAAATTCCGTCGCCGTTTTCGTATGGCAAGGCATGTGTTCAATCGTATCAGAGAGGGAGTGGTTGCTCATGACCCATACTTCGAGTGCAAGACAGATGCCCTTGGCAAGCTTGGATTCTCCTCTTACCAGAAATGCACCGCGGCCATCCGCATGCTTGCATATGGAATTCTAGGCGATCTGGTGGATGAGTATGTGCGTATAAGTGAGTCCACATGTCTGCTGTCATTGTATAGCTTCTACAAGGCCATGGTGGCagtgtttggccctgagtacttgaggCAGCCAACTGCCGCTGATACAGAGAGATTGTTGGCGACCAACGCAGCTAGAGGGTTTCCAGGCATGCTTGGAAGCATAGATTgtatgcactgggagtggaagaactgcccatttgcttggcagggccaGTACAAGGGGCATGTTAAAGCGTGCACTGTCATATTAGAAGCGGTGGCTTCGCAGGATCTTTGGATATGGCATTCATTCTTCGGCATGGCAGGttctcacaatgatatcaacTGCTGCAACATTCTCCAGTCTCCGCAAGGCTTGCAGAAGGCTACTCCCCACCTGTCAACTTTGAGATCAACGGCCACCAGTACAACAAGGGATACTACCTAG
- the LOC141039238 gene encoding subtilisin-chymotrypsin inhibitor-2A-like, giving the protein MSSSDNVAAGEKTRWPEVVGLCAEEAKKIILADKPDADIIVLPVGTPVTKDFRPERVRVFVHDTPSIG; this is encoded by the coding sequence ATGAGCTCCTCCGACAACGTTGCCGCCGGCGAGAAGACGAGGTGGCCGGAAGTTGTTGGGTTGTGCGCTGAAGAAGCCAAGAAGATCATCTTGGCAGATAAGCCTGACGCTGACATCATCGTGCTGCCCGTCGGTACGCCGGTGACTAAGGACTTCAGGCCCGAGCGCGTCCGCGTCTTCGTCCACGACACCCCAAGCATCGGCTAG